A window of the Haloarcula litorea genome harbors these coding sequences:
- a CDS encoding succinylglutamate desuccinylase/aspartoacylase family protein yields MVTFGTATAAPGEVDTGRLEVGETRDGSPVGLPVAVVNGAADGKTLYLQAASDGDELNGVGVIQRVLPRLDPAELSGTVLVCGVVNYHAFQVAEHRNPIDDTKMNRAYPGDETGTSSERIAAATFDAAVGADLVLDLHQGSTSRMLEECRVRCGSRHRLHDDCLELAKVFGCGYILDQKGPDGQLARAAPDEGVPTVDPELGGCVGWDEGSIQKGVEGVFNVLEYYGFLTGRHSPRPQTRATGFEQYGSPAGGLVDFQVELGDRVSRGETLFEITDVFGGQKAEVTADSSGVFWRSRRLPQVATGEYVCSVGTNLDTY; encoded by the coding sequence ATGGTAACTTTCGGTACGGCGACGGCCGCCCCCGGCGAGGTCGACACGGGGCGGTTGGAGGTCGGCGAAACCCGCGACGGCAGCCCGGTGGGGCTTCCGGTGGCCGTGGTCAACGGTGCCGCCGACGGCAAGACGCTCTACCTGCAGGCGGCCAGCGACGGCGACGAACTGAACGGCGTGGGGGTCATCCAGCGGGTCCTCCCGCGACTGGACCCGGCGGAACTCTCCGGGACCGTCCTCGTCTGTGGGGTCGTCAACTACCACGCCTTCCAGGTCGCCGAGCACCGCAACCCCATCGACGACACGAAGATGAACCGTGCGTACCCCGGCGACGAGACGGGCACCTCCAGCGAGCGCATCGCCGCCGCCACCTTCGACGCCGCCGTCGGCGCGGACCTCGTGCTGGACCTCCACCAGGGGTCGACCTCGCGGATGTTAGAGGAGTGTCGGGTGCGCTGTGGCTCCCGGCACCGCCTCCACGACGACTGCCTCGAACTCGCGAAGGTCTTCGGCTGCGGGTACATCCTCGATCAGAAGGGTCCCGACGGCCAACTGGCCCGTGCGGCCCCCGACGAGGGCGTCCCGACCGTCGACCCCGAACTGGGCGGCTGTGTCGGCTGGGACGAGGGCTCCATCCAGAAGGGCGTCGAGGGCGTGTTCAACGTCCTGGAGTACTACGGCTTCCTGACGGGCCGCCACAGTCCCCGCCCGCAGACCCGCGCGACCGGCTTCGAGCAGTACGGCTCGCCCGCCGGCGGCCTGGTCGACTTCCAGGTGGAGCTGGGCGACCGCGTCTCGCGGGGCGAGACGCTGTTCGAGATCACCGACGTGTTCGGCGGGCAGAAGGCCGAGGTGACCGCCGACTCCTCGGGCGTGTTCTGGCGGTCCCGACGGCTCCCGCAGGTCGCGACCGGCGAGTACGTCTGCTCGGTCGGGACGAACCTCGACACGTACTGA
- a CDS encoding DUF7535 family protein, translating into MSDGQEPTDAGILPEPLRSVTPPTGYRPDTEMDAIGWSLFLGLLILLVPLLPFILIAWALARVGELLTGGE; encoded by the coding sequence ATGAGTGACGGCCAGGAACCGACGGACGCCGGCATCCTCCCCGAACCGCTTCGCAGCGTGACGCCGCCGACCGGCTACCGGCCCGACACCGAGATGGACGCCATCGGCTGGAGCCTGTTTCTCGGTCTGCTGATCCTGCTGGTGCCGCTGTTGCCGTTCATCCTCATCGCGTGGGCGCTGGCTCGCGTGGGCGAACTGCTGACCGGGGGCGAGTAG
- a CDS encoding nitrite/sulfite reductase, with protein MPSKVEKWKSEVYGNEIREHLMEFAEEGWDAIPDDEHDAWFERFKWWGLYHQRSGQESYFMMRIGTPNGVIEPGQLEVIGEVARDYATGPADNPEFGEAYCDWTTRQSIQLHWIKLEDIPEIFEKLESVGLTTQQACGDSWRNIVGCPVAGKDKHEHIDAWGTAEELHETFKGNDDYANLPRKWKVAVTGCDEGCGQGDINDLAFEPAEKDGEIGYNVRVGGGLSRKEARLARDIDVWVPEEKAADLAHGMSALFREYGDRDDRFNARIKFLVDEWGPEKMRQVLQDEFVDWELETAGDDMRDQYTYNSGGNEGHDDHVGIHEQKNGDYYVGLNVLVGRMGAEDVIELAELADEYGSGEVRLTQRQNVIVTDVPEENLDAFTSEPLLEDYSPEPSPFMRGSIACTGTEYCSLSIVETKNRQVRYARWLRDNVELPDDHEDFHVHLSGCTASCAQPQIADVSLRGMKTRKDGEPVEALDIGLGGGLGEDPRFADWVEMRVPADEVPGAIKNLVNSFKDRREDGETFRDFVADRDEETLSELVEPEETDYHDPYMHNTKQTWYPYAEDDDMDASPAPTNGQGEPLPSDD; from the coding sequence ATGCCGAGCAAGGTAGAGAAGTGGAAGAGCGAGGTCTACGGTAACGAGATCCGCGAGCACCTGATGGAGTTCGCGGAGGAGGGGTGGGACGCCATCCCCGACGACGAACACGACGCGTGGTTCGAGCGCTTCAAGTGGTGGGGCCTGTACCACCAGCGCTCCGGCCAGGAGTCGTACTTCATGATGCGGATCGGGACGCCCAACGGCGTCATCGAGCCCGGGCAACTGGAGGTCATCGGCGAGGTCGCCCGCGACTACGCCACCGGTCCCGCCGACAACCCCGAGTTCGGCGAGGCCTACTGTGACTGGACGACCCGCCAGTCCATCCAGCTGCACTGGATCAAGCTGGAGGACATCCCGGAGATCTTCGAGAAACTGGAGTCGGTCGGGCTGACGACCCAGCAGGCCTGTGGCGACTCCTGGCGCAACATCGTCGGCTGCCCGGTCGCCGGCAAGGACAAGCACGAGCACATCGACGCCTGGGGCACCGCCGAGGAGCTCCACGAGACGTTCAAGGGCAACGACGACTACGCCAACCTCCCGCGCAAGTGGAAGGTCGCCGTGACGGGCTGTGACGAGGGCTGTGGGCAGGGCGACATCAACGACCTCGCCTTCGAGCCCGCCGAGAAGGACGGCGAGATCGGCTACAACGTCCGCGTCGGCGGCGGCCTCTCCCGGAAGGAGGCCCGGCTGGCCCGCGACATCGACGTCTGGGTCCCCGAGGAGAAGGCCGCGGACCTCGCCCACGGGATGTCCGCGCTGTTCCGCGAGTACGGCGACCGCGACGACCGCTTCAACGCCCGCATCAAGTTCCTCGTCGACGAGTGGGGGCCCGAGAAGATGCGCCAGGTCCTCCAGGACGAGTTCGTCGACTGGGAACTCGAGACCGCCGGGGACGACATGCGCGACCAGTACACGTACAACTCCGGCGGCAACGAGGGCCACGACGACCACGTCGGCATCCACGAGCAGAAGAACGGCGACTACTACGTCGGCCTGAACGTCCTCGTCGGCCGGATGGGAGCGGAGGACGTCATCGAACTGGCCGAGCTCGCCGACGAGTACGGCTCCGGCGAGGTCCGGCTGACCCAGCGACAGAACGTCATCGTCACGGACGTGCCCGAGGAGAACCTCGACGCGTTCACCAGCGAGCCGCTGCTGGAGGACTACTCGCCCGAGCCGTCGCCGTTCATGCGCGGCTCCATCGCCTGTACGGGCACTGAGTACTGCTCGCTCTCGATCGTCGAGACGAAGAACCGCCAGGTGCGGTACGCCCGCTGGCTGCGCGACAACGTCGAGCTCCCCGACGACCACGAGGACTTCCACGTCCACCTCTCGGGCTGTACCGCCTCCTGTGCCCAGCCCCAGATCGCCGACGTCTCCCTGCGCGGGATGAAGACCCGCAAGGACGGCGAGCCCGTCGAGGCGCTTGACATCGGCCTGGGCGGCGGCCTCGGCGAGGACCCGCGCTTCGCCGACTGGGTGGAGATGCGCGTCCCCGCCGACGAGGTGCCCGGGGCGATCAAGAACCTCGTGAACTCCTTCAAGGACCGCCGCGAGGACGGCGAGACGTTCCGTGACTTCGTCGCCGACCGCGACGAGGAGACCCTCTCGGAGCTGGTCGAACCCGAGGAGACCGACTACCACGACCCGTATATGCACAACACCAAGCAGACGTGGTACCCCTACGCCGAGGACGACGACATGGACGCCTCGCCCGCGCCGACGAACGGCCAGGGCGAGCCGCTCCCCTCGGACGACTAG
- a CDS encoding DUF5806 family protein: MTDGPPGDDEPTRVVQPHEGGEEETADGEPDGTEPASPADATDGEADVPADVRKYERFTKIEGGTYDRANEFLRERTYITAREWAIARLCADFRTETGVEMTKIGENLPELVPFMTDTYTPQAVNQARAAFEEKVRKAGATFLYGAMSDFFTAEELDDVMYESTEVAKFLLEVEGVDLAVEEEMAAEDRISSVMREVREHSAALRHDEVCCPECGHEFDAGDVTE, from the coding sequence ATGACCGACGGACCGCCGGGCGACGACGAGCCCACCCGCGTCGTCCAGCCACACGAGGGCGGCGAGGAGGAGACTGCCGACGGGGAGCCGGACGGGACCGAACCGGCCTCGCCGGCGGACGCGACCGACGGCGAGGCGGACGTGCCCGCCGACGTGCGCAAGTACGAACGGTTCACGAAGATCGAGGGCGGGACCTACGACCGCGCCAACGAGTTCCTGCGCGAGCGGACCTACATCACCGCCCGGGAGTGGGCCATCGCCCGCCTCTGTGCGGACTTCCGGACCGAGACCGGCGTCGAGATGACGAAGATCGGCGAGAACCTCCCCGAGCTGGTGCCGTTCATGACCGACACCTACACGCCCCAGGCGGTCAACCAGGCCCGGGCCGCCTTCGAGGAGAAGGTCCGGAAGGCCGGCGCGACGTTCCTCTACGGCGCGATGTCGGACTTCTTCACCGCCGAGGAACTGGACGACGTGATGTACGAGTCCACCGAGGTCGCGAAGTTCCTGCTGGAGGTGGAGGGGGTCGACCTCGCCGTCGAGGAGGAGATGGCCGCGGAGGACCGCATCTCCTCGGTGATGCGCGAGGTCCGGGAGCACTCGGCGGCGCTGCGCCACGACGAGGTCTGCTGTCCCGAGTGCGGCCACGAGTTCGATGCCGGCGACGTGACCGAGTGA
- a CDS encoding DUF7119 family protein has protein sequence MPERSPSTDRESPVGKPVIRGDPDLTGQRADEAVEFDPEDAESLELAARTVRQFSENTAGADDNVFMLRGAAACAALVRGEGSYKAAAERAGGDATVSFIRKWSRVHDLPRSVRIHVAKGEIAPTAAKHIARLSGKARLLLAWAALDHDLTVREIRAVASGTNEGTSVEQALADVGYRLGELTVTVDVDAYCELRRQAALDAASPSEVVSEALASELGDGP, from the coding sequence ATGCCTGAGCGTTCGCCGTCGACGGACCGCGAGTCTCCCGTCGGCAAACCCGTCATCCGTGGCGACCCCGACCTCACCGGGCAGCGCGCCGACGAGGCCGTCGAGTTCGACCCCGAGGACGCCGAGAGCCTCGAACTCGCGGCCCGGACGGTGCGACAGTTCTCCGAGAACACGGCCGGGGCCGACGACAACGTCTTCATGTTGCGGGGCGCGGCGGCGTGTGCGGCGCTGGTCCGCGGCGAGGGGTCGTACAAGGCCGCCGCCGAGCGCGCGGGCGGGGACGCCACGGTGTCGTTCATCCGCAAGTGGTCCCGCGTCCACGACCTGCCGCGCTCCGTCCGCATCCACGTGGCGAAAGGCGAGATCGCGCCCACCGCCGCCAAGCACATCGCGCGCCTCTCCGGGAAGGCCCGGCTGCTGCTGGCGTGGGCGGCGCTGGACCACGACCTCACCGTCCGCGAGATCCGCGCCGTCGCCAGCGGCACCAACGAGGGGACCTCCGTCGAGCAGGCGCTGGCCGATGTCGGCTACCGACTCGGCGAGCTCACCGTCACCGTCGACGTCGACGCGTACTGCGAGCTCCGCCGCCAGGCCGCGCTCGACGCCGCCTCCCCCAGCGAGGTCGTCAGCGAGGCGCTGGCGTCGGAACTCGGCGACGGACCGTAA
- a CDS encoding potassium channel family protein: protein MEPTGPVDYEPVSVKAVLAEMKDTAELLIDLSYSAVLLGSDDVAGEVLELEAKMDVLQLRARMSLLMACRSPDDAEALAPVLGMVGAAEKISDAAGDIAKVVLEDIGLPDTMRAALPEAVETLVRATIAPDSRLAGQTLGDLNLETETGVRAIAVRRQGSWLLNPDRDTRLTADDVVLFRGPEDGVGEVYADATGEAYEPPEPPQGEGRDLERAVDSIVVMKDMGELAVDLAYGAVLFDSETVAEEVVELEAEVDALQSRFEAWTLRAAKDVDDPVSLRGLVHLARSTEVISDAALEISEGVLRGLSTHRVVAEAVRESDEIIVRATVAEASGLAGRTIGEAAVKTATGMRIIAVRRGEGESARTGREGGDWVVSPGPETPLRAGDVLLAKGTRSGAERFTELAEGTAD, encoded by the coding sequence ATGGAGCCGACGGGGCCCGTCGACTACGAGCCGGTCAGCGTGAAGGCGGTGCTGGCGGAGATGAAGGACACCGCCGAGTTGCTCATCGACCTCTCGTACTCGGCGGTGTTGCTGGGCAGCGACGACGTGGCGGGGGAGGTGCTGGAACTGGAGGCGAAGATGGACGTCCTCCAGTTGCGCGCCCGGATGAGCCTGCTGATGGCCTGCCGATCGCCCGACGACGCCGAGGCGCTGGCCCCGGTGCTGGGGATGGTCGGAGCCGCCGAGAAGATCAGCGACGCCGCCGGGGACATCGCGAAAGTCGTGCTCGAAGACATCGGCCTCCCGGACACGATGCGGGCGGCGCTCCCCGAGGCCGTCGAGACGCTGGTGCGGGCGACGATCGCCCCGGACTCGCGGCTGGCCGGGCAGACGCTGGGCGACCTCAATCTGGAGACGGAGACGGGCGTCCGGGCCATCGCCGTCCGCCGACAGGGGTCGTGGCTGCTCAACCCCGACCGGGACACGCGGCTGACGGCCGACGACGTGGTCCTGTTCCGGGGGCCGGAGGACGGCGTCGGCGAGGTGTACGCCGACGCCACCGGCGAGGCCTACGAACCGCCCGAACCACCGCAGGGCGAGGGCCGGGACCTCGAACGCGCGGTCGACTCGATCGTCGTGATGAAGGACATGGGCGAACTCGCCGTCGACCTGGCCTACGGCGCGGTGCTGTTCGACAGCGAGACGGTCGCCGAGGAGGTGGTCGAACTGGAGGCCGAGGTCGACGCCCTCCAGTCCCGGTTCGAGGCCTGGACGCTGCGGGCCGCGAAAGACGTCGACGATCCGGTCTCGCTGCGGGGGCTGGTCCACCTCGCGCGCTCGACGGAGGTCATCTCCGACGCCGCCCTGGAGATCAGCGAGGGCGTCCTGCGGGGGCTGTCGACCCACCGGGTCGTCGCCGAGGCCGTCCGGGAGTCAGACGAGATCATCGTCCGGGCGACCGTCGCCGAGGCGAGCGGCCTCGCCGGGCGGACCATCGGCGAGGCCGCCGTGAAGACGGCGACGGGGATGCGCATCATCGCCGTCAGACGGGGCGAGGGCGAGAGCGCACGCACCGGGCGCGAGGGCGGCGACTGGGTGGTCTCGCCGGGACCGGAGACGCCGCTGCGGGCCGGGGACGTGCTCCTGGCGAAGGGGACCCGGTCGGGGGCCGAACGGTTCACCGAACTGGCGGAGGGCACCGCCGACTGA
- a CDS encoding matrixin family metalloprotease, with protein sequence MDRRAAAAALVVLAVGLAGCGAVVDGAESLAGTDSHPLAGETATVAVDGTDRERALVADALAYWEREAPTHAGFDVAFRLVGPGETPTDGPLDVRVRFVDEVTDCGGADYSAGCAPQINASTRFDRPASVSIQRGLANESTRLVVEHELGHVLGLSHDDEPRDVMRHRRELARLPEPNATERPVPWPDATLTVAVDNGSLPADERAAYRREVGYAMAYVAEGADGTVPGNVTVEWAADPESADLVVRAVDEADCRDSAGSCVLVEGIDPDQDRAIETYTRVEVVLVDLDREAASWHVARQTLVAFGVPADELPEPMADATYAERRGEWHG encoded by the coding sequence ATGGACAGACGAGCCGCGGCCGCGGCGCTGGTGGTGCTTGCGGTCGGCCTGGCCGGCTGTGGAGCCGTCGTCGACGGGGCCGAGTCGTTGGCGGGGACCGACAGCCACCCCCTCGCGGGCGAGACCGCCACCGTCGCCGTCGACGGGACCGACCGCGAGCGCGCGCTCGTCGCCGACGCGCTGGCCTACTGGGAGCGCGAGGCACCGACCCACGCCGGGTTCGACGTCGCCTTCCGGCTGGTCGGCCCCGGCGAGACGCCGACCGACGGCCCGCTGGACGTCCGGGTTCGGTTCGTCGACGAGGTCACCGACTGCGGCGGGGCCGACTACTCGGCGGGCTGTGCGCCCCAGATCAACGCCTCGACGCGGTTCGACCGCCCCGCGTCGGTGTCGATCCAGCGAGGGCTGGCCAACGAGTCGACGCGGCTCGTCGTCGAGCACGAACTCGGCCACGTCCTGGGCCTGTCCCACGACGACGAGCCCCGGGACGTGATGCGCCACCGGCGCGAGCTGGCGAGGCTTCCCGAGCCCAACGCCACCGAGCGGCCGGTCCCGTGGCCCGACGCGACGCTGACCGTCGCCGTCGACAACGGGAGTCTGCCGGCCGACGAGCGGGCGGCCTACCGCCGCGAGGTGGGCTACGCGATGGCCTACGTCGCCGAGGGGGCCGACGGCACCGTCCCGGGCAACGTCACCGTCGAGTGGGCGGCCGACCCCGAGTCGGCGGACCTCGTCGTCCGAGCCGTCGACGAGGCCGACTGTCGTGACAGCGCCGGTTCCTGCGTGCTGGTGGAGGGGATCGACCCCGACCAGGACCGCGCCATCGAGACGTACACCCGCGTCGAGGTGGTGCTCGTCGACCTCGACCGCGAGGCCGCGAGCTGGCACGTCGCCCGGCAGACGCTGGTCGCCTTCGGCGTCCCCGCCGACGAGCTCCCCGAACCGATGGCCGACGCCACCTACGCGGAGCGCCGCGGCGAGTGGCACGGGTGA
- the arsN2 gene encoding arsenic resistance N-acetyltransferase ArsN2 yields MTATPELTVERADADTVGRVERLLEESGLPSSDVRDAPERFRLAVAEGDLVAVGGLRVEGSDALLRSLAVPEAYRGEGYGSALCAHLERAARREGVERLYLLTTTAAAFFRARGYDPVERERVPPSIRATSQFADLCPATATCLVRPLD; encoded by the coding sequence GTGACCGCGACGCCGGAGCTCACCGTCGAGCGCGCCGACGCGGACACCGTCGGACGCGTCGAGCGACTCCTCGAGGAGAGCGGCCTCCCCTCCTCGGACGTCCGCGACGCGCCCGAGCGGTTCCGCCTGGCGGTCGCCGAGGGGGACCTGGTCGCGGTCGGCGGCCTGCGGGTCGAGGGATCGGACGCCCTGCTGCGCTCGCTGGCCGTCCCCGAGGCGTATCGCGGCGAGGGGTACGGGAGCGCGCTCTGTGCCCACCTCGAACGGGCGGCCCGGCGGGAGGGCGTCGAGCGGCTCTACCTGCTGACGACGACCGCCGCGGCGTTCTTCCGCGCGCGAGGGTACGACCCGGTCGAGCGAGAGCGGGTCCCGCCGTCGATCCGGGCGACGAGCCAGTTCGCCGACCTGTGCCCGGCGACGGCGACCTGCCTCGTCAGGCCGCTCGACTGA
- a CDS encoding universal stress protein, with product MHILLGVGGSDLSYEALEQTVSRAAETGDEVTVAIFDNEEVDTDAEAVRERVEATLADHDLEAEIRLIEGDSPGSELVDIAESEDFDRIVLGGGERSPLGKIQLGSVVEFVLLNAQTPVTLVR from the coding sequence ATGCACATCCTGCTCGGTGTCGGGGGGAGCGATCTCTCCTACGAGGCACTCGAACAGACAGTATCGCGAGCCGCGGAGACGGGCGACGAGGTGACCGTCGCCATCTTCGACAACGAGGAGGTCGACACCGACGCCGAGGCCGTCCGCGAGCGCGTCGAGGCGACCCTCGCCGACCACGACCTCGAGGCGGAGATCCGGCTGATCGAGGGGGACTCGCCGGGGAGCGAGCTCGTCGACATCGCCGAGAGCGAGGACTTCGACCGCATCGTGCTGGGCGGCGGCGAGCGGTCCCCGCTGGGGAAGATCCAGCTCGGCTCCGTCGTCGAGTTCGTCCTGTTGAACGCCCAGACCCCGGTCACGCTCGTCAGATGA
- a CDS encoding ornithine cyclodeaminase family protein yields MQTLLLGPDDVAEHADLPAVIDAVASAFAADARGDTIMPAKSYIDLPQYNGDFRSMPAYVHAGDWDAAAVKWVNVHPDNPADHDLPTVLGTLIYSDPETAFPLAVMDGTVLTRLRTGAAAAVATDHLAVADADSLGLVGAGTQAYTQLEAIAAVRDIETVVVADRDRAKQTAFAEHFGDRFAVHAGSIEEAAGCDVLSTITPVESPIVDREWLGEHTHVNAIGADAAGKHEHDDRTLLDAKLVIDDYEQCTHSGEINVPWSEGTLSEADIYGELGSIVAGDLDGRIDDDGITLFDSTGLAIQDVATAHVAYQGARLADAGTEFELVGTSTSGRP; encoded by the coding sequence ATGCAGACGCTGCTGCTCGGCCCCGACGACGTGGCTGAACACGCGGACCTGCCCGCGGTCATCGACGCCGTCGCGTCGGCCTTCGCGGCCGACGCCCGCGGCGACACCATCATGCCCGCCAAGTCCTACATCGACCTCCCGCAGTACAACGGCGACTTCCGGTCGATGCCGGCGTACGTCCACGCCGGCGACTGGGACGCCGCGGCGGTCAAGTGGGTCAACGTCCACCCGGACAACCCCGCCGACCACGACCTGCCGACGGTGCTGGGGACGCTCATCTACTCGGACCCCGAGACCGCGTTCCCGCTCGCGGTGATGGACGGGACCGTCCTCACGCGCCTGCGGACCGGCGCGGCCGCCGCCGTCGCCACCGACCACCTCGCGGTCGCGGACGCGGATTCGCTGGGGCTGGTCGGCGCGGGCACGCAGGCCTACACCCAGCTGGAGGCCATCGCGGCCGTCCGGGACATCGAGACGGTGGTCGTCGCCGACCGCGACCGGGCGAAACAGACCGCCTTCGCCGAGCACTTCGGCGATCGGTTCGCGGTCCACGCCGGCAGCATCGAGGAGGCAGCCGGCTGTGACGTCCTCTCGACGATCACCCCGGTCGAGTCCCCCATCGTCGACCGCGAGTGGCTCGGCGAGCATACCCACGTCAACGCCATCGGGGCCGACGCCGCCGGCAAACACGAACACGACGACCGGACCCTGCTGGACGCGAAACTGGTCATCGACGACTACGAGCAGTGCACCCACTCCGGGGAGATCAACGTCCCCTGGAGCGAGGGGACCCTCTCGGAGGCGGACATCTACGGCGAACTCGGCAGCATCGTCGCCGGCGACCTCGACGGCCGGATCGACGACGACGGGATCACGCTGTTCGACTCGACGGGCCTCGCCATCCAGGACGTGGCGACGGCCCACGTCGCCTACCAGGGGGCGCGCCTGGCCGACGCGGGGACCGAGTTCGAACTGGTCGGGACGTCGACGAGCGGCCGGCCCTGA
- a CDS encoding DUF7536 family protein, translating to MSDSESESGVAALVTALNVPRNAKVGFGLSAVLTVAILVLFVVLPGTNRPEALYLALAFVLLVSLGGLLTAFFTAGSVLVLALRGGPD from the coding sequence GTGTCAGACAGCGAGTCAGAGAGCGGCGTCGCGGCGCTGGTGACGGCGCTGAACGTCCCGCGGAACGCGAAGGTGGGGTTCGGGCTGTCGGCCGTCCTGACGGTCGCGATCCTCGTCCTGTTCGTCGTCCTCCCCGGCACGAACCGGCCCGAGGCGCTGTACCTCGCGCTGGCGTTCGTGTTGCTCGTCTCCCTGGGCGGGCTGCTGACGGCGTTTTTCACGGCCGGCTCGGTGCTGGTGCTGGCGCTCCGGGGCGGCCCGGACTGA
- a CDS encoding rubrerythrin family protein, with protein MTADDLLASVRDDKQTELSRLGSSKTLYADTRGEMEEAAVRAAAATREQAAVDTFSAWADDADGDAADLFARAADDAAERLDDLAAHAEDRELGMHAKLDGYDATVERLGGLVGWTLVDGKVKEQLTGFFTGQADPGTASTFRSARDGVEALREDAADLLDAACESDGDWETAENAAADVIAAAYDHYFETLEELGVNPKPVC; from the coding sequence ATGACCGCAGACGACCTCCTCGCGTCCGTCCGCGACGACAAGCAGACCGAGCTCTCCCGGCTCGGTTCCTCGAAGACCCTGTACGCCGACACACGCGGCGAGATGGAGGAAGCCGCCGTCCGGGCGGCCGCCGCCACCCGCGAGCAGGCCGCCGTCGACACGTTCTCCGCGTGGGCCGACGACGCCGACGGCGACGCCGCCGACCTGTTCGCCCGCGCCGCCGACGACGCCGCCGAGCGGCTCGACGACCTGGCGGCTCACGCCGAGGACCGCGAGCTGGGGATGCACGCGAAACTGGACGGCTACGACGCGACCGTCGAGCGGCTGGGCGGGCTGGTCGGCTGGACCCTGGTCGACGGGAAGGTCAAGGAACAGCTGACCGGCTTCTTCACCGGGCAGGCCGACCCGGGGACGGCGAGCACGTTCCGCAGCGCCCGCGACGGGGTCGAGGCGCTCCGCGAGGACGCCGCCGACCTGCTGGACGCCGCCTGCGAGAGCGACGGGGACTGGGAGACCGCCGAGAACGCGGCCGCGGACGTGATCGCCGCCGCCTACGACCACTACTTCGAGACGCTGGAGGAGCTGGGCGTCAACCCCAAGCCCGTCTGCTGA
- a CDS encoding dihydroorotase: protein MLVRNATLADGRQRDVRVRGETIAEVGRDLDGEDEAVDAGGKRLFPGMIDAHVHFRQPGYPHKETWADGSRAAAAGGVTTVVDQPNTDPPTVDGAAFDRKAEFAADSVIDWGINGGVTADWGPESLLSRRLFALGEVFLADSTGDMGIETDLFEDALAAATDAGVTVTVHAEDADYFNEDARARDDADAWSAYRTAEAEATAVRRACEAAQRVGARVHIAHTSTPEGIDAAAEAGMTTEVTPHHLLLSRRDLSELGTFGRMNPPLRREKRRREVYERVADGTVDMIATDHAPHTRAEKDADIWDAPSGVPGVETALPLLLAEAADPETPLTYERVRDLTAANPAEVFDVPQKGRIEAGRDADLVLVDTTETTEIRGGDLHTDCGWTPFEGFDAVFPEWTMVRGSVVYEADPAEDVFYPARGRNVRDADGEVVE, encoded by the coding sequence ATGCTCGTACGCAACGCGACGCTCGCGGACGGTCGGCAACGGGACGTCCGCGTCCGGGGCGAGACCATCGCCGAGGTCGGCCGGGACCTCGACGGCGAGGACGAGGCCGTCGACGCCGGCGGCAAGCGGCTGTTCCCGGGGATGATCGACGCGCACGTCCACTTCCGACAGCCGGGCTACCCCCACAAGGAGACGTGGGCCGACGGCTCCCGGGCGGCGGCGGCCGGCGGCGTGACGACGGTGGTCGACCAGCCAAACACGGACCCGCCGACGGTCGACGGCGCGGCCTTCGACCGGAAGGCGGAGTTCGCGGCCGACTCGGTGATCGACTGGGGGATCAACGGCGGCGTCACCGCCGACTGGGGCCCCGAGAGCCTCCTCTCGCGACGGCTGTTCGCGCTGGGTGAGGTGTTCCTCGCGGACTCGACGGGCGACATGGGCATCGAGACGGACCTGTTCGAGGACGCGCTGGCGGCCGCGACCGACGCCGGCGTCACCGTCACCGTCCACGCGGAGGACGCCGACTACTTCAACGAGGACGCCCGGGCCCGCGACGACGCCGACGCCTGGAGCGCCTACCGCACGGCCGAGGCGGAGGCGACGGCGGTCCGGCGGGCCTGCGAGGCCGCCCAGCGGGTCGGCGCGCGCGTCCACATCGCCCACACGTCGACGCCCGAGGGGATCGACGCGGCCGCCGAGGCCGGGATGACGACGGAGGTGACGCCCCACCACCTGCTGCTCTCGCGGCGGGACCTCTCGGAGCTGGGGACGTTCGGGCGGATGAACCCGCCGCTGCGACGCGAGAAGCGCCGCCGGGAGGTGTACGAGCGGGTCGCCGACGGCACCGTGGACATGATCGCGACCGACCACGCGCCCCACACCCGCGCGGAGAAGGACGCGGACATCTGGGACGCCCCCTCCGGCGTGCCGGGCGTCGAGACGGCGCTGCCGCTCCTGCTGGCCGAGGCCGCCGACCCGGAGACGCCGCTGACCTACGAGCGGGTACGGGACCTCACCGCCGCCAACCCCGCCGAGGTGTTCGACGTGCCACAGAAGGGCCGGATCGAGGCCGGCCGGGACGCCGACCTGGTGCTGGTCGACACCACGGAGACGACCGAGATCCGGGGCGGGGACCTGCACACCGACTGTGGCTGGACGCCCTTCGAGGGGTTCGACGCGGTCTTCCCCGAGTGGACGATGGTCCGCGGGTCGGTGGTCTACGAGGCCGATCCCGCGGAGGACGTGTTCTACCCCGCTCGCGGACGGAACGTCAGGGACGCGGACGGGGAAGTCGTCGAGTGA